ACATCCAGTAGATCAGAGGCCTCGACGTCATCTGCGTACACCATGTCCGAGCCAACCATCGTGAGCGGCAACGACGTAGCACTGAATGCGTGAGGCGAGGGACCGTGGCATTGACGTTGACCATAGTGATAGTCGCAATGGTAGTCGAAGAGCACACGAGGTGGAACATCCAGCTGGACCTTCTCAATCTTCTTGAGAGTTGTGCTATTGGCAAGTGCACAGTTCAAAGCATAGAACGTATCTCGTGTGAGAATCGTGGGTTCTCCTGCTGGGTACTCGAAGATGACAGTCTGGAGGTTGGGGAAGCACTGTAGGATCCTTTCCCAGTCGCTGCCAGATTCCAGGGTATCGACCTCACAGGCGAAAACATTGCCAAACTCGATAGCATGGAACGGTGAAATGATGGCCAGATGCTTACAGTACACACCAACTTGCTCCAAGGTAGCTACGAAGCGATCAGCGCGAATCTTGTTGGCATCGCTGGTTATCATGAGCCGTGTGAAGAGACATGTGGGTGCCAAAGGCTTCGAGCCGTTCAAGTACTGAGACAGACGGTGCACAGTATTTTCGTCCAGCGGAAGGAATTCCTTGCCCTTGTACGTGATCATGACAGTTTTCAAAAGGCTGTCTAATTCCGGTTTGTCGGCTAGGGTCGAGCGTCGAGACATGCGAAAGCGAGGGGGTGTTCGTCCACCTGGGGCCAGGAATGACTGCTTGGGTGGCTGACCTGTGCAGAAATTACGAAGGTCATTGTTGAAAGTGGATACGGTATCGCGGCGTTTAGGTACTCCGATTCCTTTGACGCTGCTATCCGGGGTCGTCTCAGTTGCACCTGGAGCAAGTCAGTCATGTGTGAAGTCGTAGTTCCGATGTTCAGAGAAGCTACCGTCAGGTCCAAGGTCCAAGTGGGCAAACATGCGCGCTTCTGACACTGTCAGGTCAAAGCTACCTAGCAGTGGCATATGCCTCGCCTCTCCAGCGTAAACGATGCTGTTTGCTTCAAGCTTGCCATCAAGCTGCTGTAGTGCTTTACCAATACCCGAGGGCGAGCTCGACTGAATTTGCATATTGGGTTCCTAGAGATGTCTCTGGTATAAGCAGAGTAATATCAATGTAAACATGAAGTGTGAGGCTGTATGATGATGTGCTTGGCGCTAGGCAAGGACAAACGCAGTGAAGATGACTCCACACCGACCATCATGAGCTCTTGGCGAACGTGGTGACTGAGTGGCTGATTGGTCGGTTAGCGTAATGTTTGCTCTCGACTAACAGGATGTTCGAGGGGCCAGCGTTGCGACATGAAGTCGTGCCAGTTCATAGCTCTGTTGTGGCCTTTGTGATTGCTGGAATCTTGGACTGGATCACAGCTCTGAGGAGCAGCAATTCTGAATTTTGTGAGGTGTGTATAGCCTTCAGAGGTGCTGCAGTAGATGAGATTACAGTGTTTGCAAAACTGCTCAGTGCGTATGCCGGCTCAATCATTGGTCTTTGAAGCAGTCGCAGTGGTACAAGATACGTCTTTAGTAATCTAGAGAGGACGGGCAACGTCTCAGAACGTAAGGGAGCAGGCACGTTTAATCCTAAAACTGATTGATCTTGTTGTTGTGCGACCCCAAGTGAAGTCAACAAGCACGAACACGTTGAAGGAACAATCATAGCGATGACGTACATTCGCCCCGACAGCGGGATTGGCGGGGCGGGGCACAACCTCCACTATTTTTGCGGCTTCCAGCCCCTCCTCACGTCAATTCCTCCACCAAGTGCCCCAGTTGCGTTGCCTTTCTATCTCTGAACTTTTGGACCTAACAGCTTTTGCATCGCCTAATCATTGCACATCAAATCGTCCGTCAGACTAGAACCCCTCGTTATTGTGATCGTTATTGGACAGCATCTGTAAGTCCGTCTCATGTCTCAAAGCAACATCGAGCTCCGGCCGTGACCGAGTCTGAAAGTATCAGTACAAGGGAGCTGCAACACATGATTTCCACAGCCTGCGTGCCCCATTCCGCGCAGACATCTGTCCTCTTCGTACTTGGCACATCCATGCTGACCGCCCCTTCAGGACCGTACCAATACGCCTTATCTGTGCCGAAGGTCTCCAGATAGCGCTTCCATCTTTCTTTTGCGTCAGCTTCGAGCTTCCCCAGAACTACCTTCACACTACGTACAGCCACCGTCACGATGGTTACAGGTGCAAGGAAGCCTCCCTCCCGAAAGGGTATGACCATACCGAATCCCCTCCCAGATCCTGCGCATGGTCGCGAGCGAGCTGGAATACATTATGCGCAGAGTTAACAATAGACAAGGTTCCATGGCGGATATGCCCCGGGATCTGAAGGAGCAGATCGAGAAGCTCGAGGAGCTCTTTGTCGTGCCTACTCAGAAGCTGAAGGAGATCACGGATCACTTCGTGAAGGAGCTTGAGAAGGGTCTGACAAAAGAAGGAGGATCAATCGTGAGTACTCTTTGTAGAAAAGGTTGTATGGCATAAGACTGAACGCTGCAGCCCATGAACCCAACATGGTGTATGGCTTTTCCTGACGGTAACGAGACCGGCCGGTACCTTGCTCTCGACATGGGAGGGACCAACTTGCGCGTCTGCGAGGTGACCCTGACCGATGAGAAGGGCGAGTTCGAGATCATTCAGTCCAAGTACCGCATGCCCGAGGAGCTGAAAACGGGAACCGCCGACGAACTTTGGGGCTATGTTGCCGATTGTTTGCAGCAATTCGTCGAATATCACCATGAGGACGAGCAGCTTGAGGATCTGCCTTTGGGTTTTACGTTCTCTTACCCGGCAACTCAGGACTACATCGACCACGGTGTTCTCCAGAGATGGACAAAAGGATTCGACATTGACGGAGTTGAGGGGCACGATGTTGTACCACCCTTCAACAAGGCCCTGGCTGAGCGTGGAGTGCCTATTAAGCTGGCCGCTCTGGTCAACGACACCACTGGCACTATGATCGCCTCCGCATACACCGACGCGGAGATCAAAATTGGATGTATTTTCGGAACTGGCTGTAACGCTGCATACATGGAGGAGTGCGGTGCTATCCCTAAGATTGCACACCTCAACCTCGACCCCAAGCTACCCATGGCTGTCAACTGTGAATGGGGCGCATTCGACAACGAACACCAGGTCCTACCCCGCACACAATACGACGTCATCATCGACAAGGAGTCACCTCGTCCTGGTCAGCAGTCATTTGAAAAGATGGTCGCTGGGCTGTACCTGGGCGAGATTTTCCGCTTGGTCCTTTTGGACTTGCACAAGGGCCACGAGTGCGCGATCTTCGAGGGTCAAGATGCCAGCAAACTGGAGAGGCCCTACTCTCTGGATGCAGGATTCCTTTCTGCCATCGAGGAGGATCCTTTCGAGAACTTGCTAGAGACTGGTGACCTCTTCCAGAACAAGCTTGGCATCACATGTTCAAAGCCAGAGCTCGAGCTCATCCGACGTCTGGCTGAGCTTATCGGCACCCGTGCTGCGCGTCTGACCGCGTGCGGTGTTGCGGCCATCTGCAAGCACAAGAACTGGGACCAGACACACGTTGGTGCTGACGGCTCCGTCTTTACCAAGTACCCCCATTTCAAGATCCGCAATGCGCAGGCACTGAAGGAGATCCTGGATTGGCCTGCGAAGTATGGCAAGGGCAAGAACGACCCTGTCGAGATTCTACCCGCGGAAGACGGTTCCGGTGTTGGTGCTGCTTTGATTGCTGCGCTCACGATCAAGCGCGTGAAGGAAGGCCAGCTTGCGGGTATCCAAGACCGTGATGCTATGCTGAAGATAGCCGGAAAGAAGCCTCGGGCAGCATGAGCCAAGCGGTCTCTACTTTATCCTGTAATGACGATCTAGAAGTAAATCTATCATCCGTGCCACACCTCGATG
The window above is part of the Ascochyta rabiei chromosome 1, complete sequence genome. Proteins encoded here:
- a CDS encoding Hexokinase, whose protein sequence is MVTGARKPPSRKGSMADMPRDLKEQIEKLEELFVVPTQKLKEITDHFVKELEKGLTKEGGSIPMNPTWCMAFPDGNETGRYLALDMGGTNLRVCEVTLTDEKGEFEIIQSKYRMPEELKTGTADELWGYVADCLQQFVEYHHEDEQLEDLPLGFTFSYPATQDYIDHGVLQRWTKGFDIDGVEGHDVVPPFNKALAERGVPIKLAALVNDTTGTMIASAYTDAEIKIGCIFGTGCNAAYMEECGAIPKIAHLNLDPKLPMAVNCEWGAFDNEHQVLPRTQYDVIIDKESPRPGQQSFEKMVAGLYLGEIFRLVLLDLHKGHECAIFEGQDASKLERPYSLDAGFLSAIEEDPFENLLETGDLFQNKLGITCSKPELELIRRLAELIGTRAARLTACGVAAICKHKNWDQTHVGADGSVFTKYPHFKIRNAQALKEILDWPAKYGKGKNDPVEILPAEDGSGVGAALIAALTIKRVKEGQLAGIQDRDAMLKIAGKKPRAA